Proteins encoded within one genomic window of Episyrphus balteatus chromosome 1, idEpiBalt1.1, whole genome shotgun sequence:
- the LOC129905447 gene encoding histone H1-like, which translates to MVDAAIKTLKERGGSSLLAIKKYIAATYKVDVQKLAPFIKKYLKSAVISGKLVQTKGKGAAGSFKLSALASKEPKAKSAEKKKSAAKPKAAAAGDKKLKKAAGEKKVKKAAATTKKTADKKKVEKPKVKSAKKATAVKAKPTKAKAAAPKPKVPKAKSATASAAKPKKAVAAKKAKK; encoded by the coding sequence ATGGTTGATGCCGCCATCAAGACATTGAAGGAACGTGGTGGCTCTTCGTTGTTGGCTATCAAAAAATACATCGCAGCTACTTACAAGGTGGACGTTCAAAAACTTGCtccatttatcaaaaaatacttgaaaagtGCTGTGATTAGTGGTAAATTAGTGCAAACAAAAGGAAAGGGTGCTGCTGGTTCTTTCAAATTGTCTGCATTAGCAAGCAAGGAACCAAAAGCAAAGTCCGCCGAGAAGAAAAAATCTGCTGCTAAACCAAAAGCCGCTGCAGCTGGtgacaaaaaattgaagaaggCTGCTGGTGAGAAGAAAGTGAAGAAAGCTGCTGCCACTACAAAAAAGACTGCCGATAAAAAGAAGGTAGAAAAACCAAAGGTAAAAAGTGCTAAGAAAGCTACCGCAGTCAAAGCTAAACCAACTAAAGCAAAGGCCGCTGCTCCCAAGCCAAAAGTACCAAAAGCAAAATCAGCGACAGCATCCGCAGCTAAACCCAAAAAGGCGGTTGCTGCCAAGAAGGCTAAGaagtaa
- the LOC129905429 gene encoding histone H2A, protein MSGRGKGGKVKGKAKSRSNRAGLQFPVGRIHRLLRKGNYAERVGAGAPVYLAAVMEYLAAEVLELAGNAARDNKKTRIIPRHLQLAIRNDEELNKLLSGVTIAQGGVLPNIQAVLLPKKTEKSA, encoded by the coding sequence atgtctGGTCGTGGTAAAGGTGGAAAAGTGAAGGGAAAGGCAAAGTCCCGCTCAAACCGTGCTGGGCTTCAATTCCCTGTTGGTCGTATCCATCGTTTGCTCCGCAAGGGTAACTATGCTGAGCGCGTCGGAGCTGGTGCCCCAGTTTATTTGGCAGCTGTTATGGAATATTTGGCGGCTGAAGTTTTGGAATTGGCGGGAAATGCTGCTCGTGACAACAAGAAAACAAGAATCATCCCCCGTCATTTGCAATTGGCCATCCGTAATGACGAAGAATTGAACAAATTGCTTTCTGGTGTAACAATTGCTCAAGGTGGTGTTCTTCCCAATATCCAAGCTGTTTTGTTGCCAAAGAAAACCGAAAAGAGTGCCTAA
- the LOC129905430 gene encoding histone H2B — translation MPPKTSGKAAKKAGKAQKNITKTDKKKKRKRKESYAIYIYKVLKQVHPDTGISSKAMSIMNSFVNDIFERIAAEASRLAHYNKRSTITSREIQTAVRLLLPGELAKHAVSEGTKAVTKYTSSK, via the coding sequence atgccGCCCAAGACTAGTGGTAAAGCAGCAAAGAAGGCCGGAAaggcacaaaaaaatatcaccaaGACCGATAAGAAGAAGAAGCGCAAGAGGAAGGAAAGCTACGCAATCTACATTTACAAAGTACTCAAGCAAGTACATCCCGACACTGGTATTTCATCGAAAGCCATGAGCATCATGAACAGTTTTGTAAATGATATCTTCGAAAGGATTGCCGCTGAAGCTTCGCGTTTAGCTCACTACAATAAACGCTCAACAATCACAAGTCGGGAGATCCAAACTGCCGTGCGATTGTTGTTGCCTGGTGAACTTGCCAAGCACGCTGTTAGTGAAGGAACTAAGGCAGTAACCAAATACACAAGCtcgaagtaa
- the LOC129910117 gene encoding histone H1-like, producing the protein MVDAAIKTLKERGGSSLLAIKKYIAATYKVDVQKLAPFIKKYLKSAVISGKLVQTKGKGAAGSFKLSALASKEPKAKSAEKKKSAAKPKAAAAGDKKLKNPAGEKKVKKAAATTKKTADKKKVEKPKVKSAKKTTAVKAKPTKAKAAAPKPKVPKAKSATASAAKPKKAVAAKKAKK; encoded by the coding sequence ATGGTTGATGCCGCCATCAAGACATTGAAGGAACGTGGTGGCTCTTCGTTGTTGGCTATCAAAAAATACATCGCAGCTACTTACAAGGTGGACGTTCAAAAACTTGCtccatttatcaaaaaatacttgaaaagtGCTGTGATTAGTGGTAAATTAGTGCAAACAAAAGGAAAGGGTGCTGCTGGTTCTTTCAAATTGTCTGCATTAGCAAGCAAGGAACCAAAAGCAAAGTCCGCCGAGAAGAAAAAATCTGCTGCTAAACCAAAAGCCGCTGCAGCTGGtgacaaaaaattgaagaaccCTGCTGGTGAGAAGAAAGTGAAGAAAGCTGCTGCCACTACAAAAAAGACTGCCGATAAAAAGAAGGTAGAAAAGCCAAAGGTAAAAAGTGCTAAGAAAACTACAGCAGTCAAAGCTAAACCAACTAAAGCAAAGGCCGCTGCTCCCAAGCCAAAAGTACCAAAAGCAAAATCAGCGACAGCATCTGCAGCTAAACCCAAAAAGGCGGTTGCTGCCAAGAAGGCTAAGaagtaa
- the LOC129910127 gene encoding histone H2B-like produces the protein MNSAQKAGKAQKNITKTDKKKKRKRKESYAIYIYKVLKQVHPDTGISSKAMSIMNSFVNDIFERIAAEASRLAHYNKRSTITSREIQTAVRLLLPGELAKHAVSEGTKAVTKYTSSK, from the exons ATGAATAGCGCACAA AAGGCCGGAAaggcacaaaaaaatatcaccaaGACCGATAAGAAGAAGAAGCGCAAGAGGAAGGAAAGCTACGCAATCTACATTTACAAAGTACTCAAGCAAGTACATCCCGACACTGGTATTTCATCGAAAGCCATGAGCATCATGAACAGTTTTGTAAATGATATCTTCGAAAGGATTGCCGCTGAAGCTTCGCGTTTAGCTCACTACAATAAACGCTCAACAATCACAAGTCGGGAGATCCAAACTGCCGTGCGATTGTTGTTGCCTGGTGAACTTGCCAAGCACGCTGTTAGTGAAGGAACTAAGGCAGTAACCAAATACACAAGCtcgaagtaa
- the LOC129905476 gene encoding histone H4: MTGRGKGGKGLGKGGAKRHRKVLRDNIQGITKPAIRRLARRGGVKRISGLIYEETRGVLKVFLENVIRDAVTYTEHAKRKTVTAMDVVYALKRQGRTLYGFGG, encoded by the coding sequence ATGACTGGTCGTGGTAAAGGAGGAAAAGGTTTGGGCAAAGGTGGCGCTAAACGTCATCGTAAAGTGTTGCGTGATAATATCCAAGGTATTACCAAACCAGCAATTCGTCGATTGGCTCGTCGTGGTGGTGTAAAACGTATTTCTGGTCTGATTTACGAAGAAACCCGTGGTGTTCTAAAAGTGTTCCTGGAAAATGTTATCCGTGATGCTGTTACTTACACTGAACACGCCAAGCGTAAGACCGTCACCGCCATGGATGTAGTTTACGCTTTGAAGAGACAAGGGCGTACTCTTTATGGTTTCGGAGGTTAA
- the LOC129905459 gene encoding histone H1-like, whose translation MSDTVAASPAVVAEKKPKKAAASGSKKPKSTPTHPPTQQMVDAAIKTLKERGGSSLLAIKKYIAATYKVDVQKLAPFIKKYLKSAVISGKLVQTKGKGAAGSFKLSALASKEPKAKSAEKKKSAAKPKAAAAGDKKLKKAAGEKKVKKAAATTKKTADKKKVEKPKVKSAKKTTAVKAKPTKAKAAAPKPKVPKAKSATASAAKPKKAVAAKKAKK comes from the coding sequence atgtccgATACTGTCGCTGCATCTCCTGCCGttgttgcagaaaaaaaacccAAGAAGGCTGCTGCCAGTGGTTCAAAGAAACCAAAATCAACTCCAACTCATCCTCCTACTCAGCAAATGGTTGATGCCGCCATCAAGACATTGAAGGAACGTGGTGGCTCTTCGTTGTTGGCTATCAAAAAATACATCGCAGCTACTTACAAGGTGGACGTTCAAAAACTTGCtccatttatcaaaaaatacttgaaaagtGCTGTGATTAGTGGTAAATTAGTGCAAACAAAAGGAAAGGGTGCTGCTGGTTCTTTCAAATTGTCTGCATTAGCAAGCAAGGAACCAAAAGCAAAGTCCGCCGAGAAGAAAAAATCTGCTGCTAAACCAAAAGCCGCTGCAGCTGGtgacaaaaaattgaagaaggCTGCTGGTGAGAAGAAAGTGAAGAAAGCTGCTGCCACTACAAAAAAGACTGCCGATAAAAAGAAGGTAGAAAAGCCAAAGGTAAAAAGTGCTAAGAAAACTACCGCAGTCAAAGCTAAACCAACTAAAGCAAAGGCCGCTGCTCCCAAGCCAAAAGTACCAAAAGCAAAATCAGCGACAGCATCTGCAGCTAAACCCAAAAAGGCGGTTGCTGCCAAGAAGGCTAAGaagtaa
- the LOC129905460 gene encoding histone H2A has translation MSGRGKGGKVKGKAKSRSNRAGLQFPVGRIHRLLRKGNYAERVGAGAPVYLAAVMEYLAAEVLELAGNAARDNKKTRIIPRHLQLAIRNDEELNKLLSGVTIAQGGVLPNIQAVLLPKKTEKSA, from the coding sequence atgtCTGGTCGTGGTAAAGGTGGAAAAGTGAAGGGAAAGGCAAAGTCCCGCTCAAACCGTGCTGGGCTTCAATTCCCTGTTGGTCGTATCCATCGTTTGCTCCGCAAGGGTAACTATGCTGAGCGCGTCGGAGCTGGTGCCCCAGTGTATTTGGCAGCTGTTATGGAATATTTGGCGGCTGAAGTTTTGGAATTGGCGGGAAATGCTGCTCGTGACAACAAGAAGACAAGAATCATCCCCCGCCATTTGCAATTGGCCATCCGTAATGACGAGGAATTGAACAAATTGCTTTCTGGTGTAACAATTGCTCAAGGTGGTGTTCTTCCCAATATCCAAGCTGTTTTGTTGCCAAAGAAAACCGAAAAGAGTGCCTAA
- the LOC129905463 gene encoding histone H4, whose product MTGRGKGGKGLGKGGAKRHRKVLRDNIQGITKPAIRRLARRGGVKRISGLIYEETRGVLKVFLENVIRDAVTYTEHAKRKTVTAMDVVYALKRQGRTLYGFGG is encoded by the coding sequence ATGACTGGTCGTGGTAAAGGAGGAAAAGGTTTGGGCAAAGGTGGCGCTAAACGTCATCGTAAAGTGTTGCGTGATAATATCCAAGGTATTACCAAACCAGCAATTCGTCGATTGGCTCGTCGTGGTGGTGTAAAACGTATTTCTGGTCTGATTTACGAAGAAACCCGTGGTGTTTTAAAAGTGTTCCTGGAAAATGTTATCCGTGATGCTGTTACTTACACTGAACACGCCAAGCGTAAGACCGTCACCGCCATGGATGTAGTTTACGCTTTGAAGAGACAAGGGCGTACTCTTTATGGTTTCGGAGGTTAA
- the LOC129905435 gene encoding histone H2B — MPPKTSGKAAKKAGKAQKNITKTDKKKKRKRKESYAIYIYKVLKQVHPDTGISSKAMSIMNSFVNDIFERIAAEASRLAHYNKRSTITSREIQTAVRLLLPGELAKHAVSEGTKAVTKYTSSK, encoded by the coding sequence atgccGCCCAAGACTAGTGGTAAAGCAGCAAAGAAGGCCGGAAaggcacaaaaaaatatcaccaaGACCGATAAGAAGAAGAAGCGCAAGAGGAAGGAAAGCTACGCAATCTACATTTACAAAGTACTCAAGCAAGTACATCCCGACACTGGTATTTCATCGAAAGCCATGAGCATCATGAACAGTTTTGTAAATGATATCTTCGAAAGGATTGCCGCTGAAGCTTCGCGTTTAGCTCACTACAATAAACGCTCAACAATCACAAGTCGGGAGATCCAAACTGCCGTGCGATTGTTGTTGCCTGGTGAACTTGCCAAGCACGCTGTTAGTGAAGGAACTAAGGCAGTTACCAAATACACAAGCtcgaagtaa
- the LOC129905454 gene encoding histone H2A yields the protein MSGRGKGGKVKGKAKSRSNRAGLQFPVGRIHRLLRKGNYAERVGAGAPVYLAAVMEYLAAEVLELAGNAARDNKKTRIIPRHLQLAIRNDEELNKLLSGVTIAQGGVLPNIQAVLLPKKTEKSA from the coding sequence atgtCTGGTCGTGGTAAAGGTGGAAAAGTGAAGGGAAAGGCAAAGTCCCGCTCAAACCGTGCTGGGCTTCAATTCCCTGTTGGTCGTATCCATCGTTTGCTCCGCAAGGGTAACTATGCTGAGCGCGTCGGAGCTGGTGCCCCAGTTTATTTGGCAGCTGTTATGGAATATTTGGCTGCTGAAGTTTTGGAATTGGCGGGAAATGCTGCTCGTGACAACAAGAAGACAAGAATCATCCCCCGCCATTTGCAATTGGCCATCCGTAATGACGAGGAATTGAACAAATTGCTTTCTGGTGTAACAATTGCTCAAGGTGGTGTTCTTCCCAATATCCAAGCTGTTTTGTTGCCAAAGAAAACCGAAAAGAGTGCCTAA